The following are encoded in a window of Candidatus Cloacimonadaceae bacterium genomic DNA:
- a CDS encoding type III pantothenate kinase codes for MKRVLVLDIGNTNIVCGIYQGGKMIWFARFFSSRNRTADEYFALFSSLLKDIRLQDINHIAMASVVPELTRIWQHLATKYFNAAVTEITALSPLGIKYKVKDPSFIGADLVANAFGAWKKYKTNCIVIDLGTATTIQLVSAKGVFEGSVIAPGLKTGASQLFEKAALLFEIEIAAPTSLLGLNTRDSMLSGIVSGHAYMLEAFIQKLKLLYFDHKQISTIITGGIADLLKPLVSSIDIVDKTLTLDGLNLALMHLLEQ; via the coding sequence ATGAAAAGAGTCCTGGTGCTGGACATCGGAAACACGAATATCGTGTGCGGCATCTACCAGGGCGGCAAGATGATATGGTTTGCCAGGTTTTTCAGCTCGCGCAATCGCACGGCGGATGAGTATTTTGCCTTGTTTTCCTCGCTGCTGAAAGACATCCGGCTTCAGGACATCAATCACATCGCCATGGCAAGCGTGGTGCCGGAACTCACGCGCATCTGGCAACATCTCGCAACGAAGTATTTCAATGCCGCAGTGACCGAGATTACTGCTCTCAGCCCCCTCGGCATCAAATATAAGGTGAAGGATCCTTCATTCATCGGCGCAGACCTTGTTGCAAACGCATTCGGCGCCTGGAAGAAATATAAAACCAACTGCATCGTGATCGATCTTGGCACTGCCACGACGATCCAACTCGTGAGCGCCAAAGGTGTTTTCGAAGGCAGTGTGATCGCTCCTGGTCTCAAAACAGGCGCTTCCCAACTCTTTGAGAAAGCAGCCCTGCTCTTTGAGATTGAGATTGCCGCGCCCACTTCGCTTTTAGGGCTGAATACCCGGGATTCGATGCTTTCAGGTATCGTCAGCGGACATGCCTACATGCTCGAGGCTTTTATCCAAAAGCTGAAACTGCTCTATTTTGACCACAAACAGATCAGCACCATCATCACCGGCGGGATAGCGGATCTGCTGAAACCTTTGGTGTCCTCGATTGATATTGTGGACAAGACCCTCACCCTGGACGGGCTGAATCTCGCGCTCATGCATTTGCTTGAGCAATAA
- the era gene encoding GTPase Era, with amino-acid sequence MSRADFRSGFVAIIGKPNTGKSTLMNRILGEKLSITSPKPQTTRYAIKGILNQEDCQVIFIDTPGYLKPRYEMQTKMLNIWKDAFRDVDLVIFITDIGAFPTDYDLEVLNHLKYVKAPQISVFNKLDLRPDCNREHYQAQMPASINETLFISAATGENVSILVDRIKSYLPYHEPYYAEDQLSDLPMRFFAREVIREGIFNLFEQEIPYATAVLIERYRELPEKVVIDAVIWLERQSQKPIIIGKNGDNLKKIREYAEKQLSAFLDMQTEIHLWIKINPNWRKKTSALKELGFD; translated from the coding sequence ATGAGCAGAGCAGATTTTCGCTCTGGTTTCGTCGCCATCATCGGCAAGCCCAATACCGGTAAATCTACTCTGATGAACCGCATTTTGGGCGAGAAACTATCGATCACTTCCCCAAAACCGCAAACCACCCGCTATGCGATCAAGGGCATCCTTAACCAGGAAGATTGCCAGGTCATCTTCATCGATACCCCCGGTTATCTGAAACCGCGATACGAGATGCAGACCAAGATGCTCAATATCTGGAAGGATGCCTTTCGGGACGTCGATCTGGTCATTTTCATCACCGATATCGGAGCCTTTCCCACGGATTATGATCTTGAGGTGCTGAACCATCTGAAATATGTCAAAGCTCCGCAGATCTCGGTATTCAACAAGCTGGATCTGAGACCGGACTGCAATCGCGAACACTATCAAGCTCAAATGCCGGCATCCATCAATGAAACTCTTTTCATCTCCGCCGCCACCGGAGAAAACGTATCCATCCTCGTTGACCGGATCAAATCCTATCTTCCTTATCATGAACCCTATTACGCGGAGGATCAGCTATCGGATCTGCCGATGCGTTTTTTTGCGCGGGAAGTGATCCGAGAGGGGATTTTTAATCTCTTTGAACAGGAGATACCTTATGCCACAGCGGTTTTGATCGAACGCTACAGGGAATTGCCGGAAAAAGTGGTGATCGATGCCGTGATCTGGCTTGAACGGCAAAGCCAGAAACCGATCATTATCGGCAAAAACGGAGACAATCTCAAAAAGATCAGAGAGTATGCCGAAAAGCAGCTATCTGCCTTTTTAGATATGCAGACGGAGATCCATCTTTGGATCAAGATCAATCCCAATTGGCGGAAAAAGACCAGCGCTTTGAAGGAACTTGGCTTCGATTAG